Proteins from one Chitinophaga oryzae genomic window:
- a CDS encoding glycoside hydrolase family 31 protein: MNKIPLPAFLLLLFLLIRTPVIAQTPVMPAGNVISVSISGQQVKIKTTNAFAEVTVYSPSVIRVRMDKQPLRADFSYAVVSKPSPAKAQITQNSNEISIVTDSLKMRIQKTPFAVAFFSPSGDVISEDEPGLGTSWIGDEVTTYKKIQENERFIGLGEKTGNLDRKGEGYTNWNSDVFGYATNRDPIYATIPFYIGIHHQQNYGIFFDNSYQSDFNFGASNNRFSSFGAKGGEMNYYFIYHPQMADIIRSYTGLTGRMPLPPLWSLGYQQNRYSYYPDTEVYRVAQTLREKKIPADGITLDIHYMDAYKLFTWNKERFPNPALLTGKLKDMGFRVTVIVDPGIKVEEGYPAYENGKKENIFIKYSDGQNYTGQVWPGWCHFPDFTSEKGRNWWKGQVKSYIRDGVSGIWNDMNEIATWGQKMPNNVLFDYEGHPVTHLQAHNIYGLQMVRASYEGAREALQKRPFLLTRAAYSGSQRYTAIWTGDNRAEEDHMLLGVRLLNSLGVSGFPFSGMDVGGFTGNPSVSLYTRWMQIGAFIPYFRNHTGVNTKSAEPWAFGEEALEITRNYVNLRYHLLPYLYSTLYTASRTGMPVMRTLALQNTFDPQVYDTRFQNQYQFGDAYMIAPFESTKEFGSIYFPKGKWYNLYTDAVITGGQDVITPLNIKTLPVYVKESSIVPMQSLVQSTREKPADTLFLHLYKGSQPNTFVYYEDDGESLSYEKGDFYERSVTYDPAQQTLTLQKPQGSYRSQFHHIKLILHGFDSKQRITVNGNSTSVDSGPFSFLSPISRFDPQGSFIPAESCPVQVATFANSNELLNVGL, from the coding sequence ATGAACAAAATTCCGCTGCCGGCCTTTCTACTGTTGCTTTTCCTGTTGATACGGACCCCGGTCATCGCCCAGACGCCCGTGATGCCGGCAGGTAATGTCATCAGCGTCAGCATCTCCGGTCAACAGGTAAAAATTAAAACTACCAATGCCTTTGCGGAGGTAACAGTATATAGCCCTTCCGTTATCCGCGTGAGAATGGACAAACAACCGCTGAGAGCCGATTTCTCGTATGCTGTGGTGAGCAAACCATCCCCCGCGAAAGCACAGATCACCCAAAACAGCAACGAGATCAGTATTGTAACCGATTCCTTAAAAATGCGGATACAAAAAACACCTTTTGCTGTTGCTTTTTTCAGCCCTTCGGGCGATGTGATCAGTGAAGATGAGCCAGGCCTCGGTACTTCCTGGATCGGTGATGAAGTGACGACCTATAAAAAGATACAGGAAAACGAGCGGTTTATCGGGCTGGGTGAAAAAACCGGCAACCTGGACCGTAAAGGTGAAGGCTATACGAACTGGAACTCCGACGTATTCGGTTATGCCACCAACAGGGATCCCATCTACGCCACCATTCCATTTTATATCGGCATCCACCATCAGCAGAACTACGGTATTTTCTTCGACAACAGCTACCAGAGTGACTTTAACTTCGGCGCCAGCAACAATCGCTTTTCGTCGTTCGGCGCAAAGGGAGGAGAGATGAACTATTATTTCATCTACCATCCGCAGATGGCAGACATTATCCGGTCCTATACCGGCCTGACCGGCCGTATGCCCTTGCCGCCGCTGTGGAGCCTCGGTTATCAACAGAACCGCTATAGCTACTATCCCGACACAGAAGTGTACCGGGTGGCACAAACCCTGCGCGAAAAGAAAATCCCGGCAGACGGCATCACCCTCGACATCCACTATATGGATGCCTATAAGCTGTTTACCTGGAACAAAGAACGTTTCCCCAACCCGGCACTGCTTACCGGCAAGTTAAAAGACATGGGATTTCGTGTAACCGTCATCGTTGACCCCGGCATCAAAGTGGAAGAAGGTTATCCCGCATATGAAAACGGCAAAAAGGAAAATATCTTCATCAAATACAGCGACGGGCAGAACTATACAGGGCAGGTATGGCCCGGCTGGTGCCACTTTCCCGACTTTACGAGCGAGAAAGGCCGCAACTGGTGGAAAGGCCAGGTAAAATCGTATATCCGTGACGGTGTCAGCGGCATCTGGAACGATATGAATGAGATTGCCACATGGGGGCAGAAAATGCCTAACAATGTGCTCTTCGATTATGAAGGGCATCCGGTTACCCACTTGCAGGCGCATAACATCTACGGACTGCAAATGGTGCGCGCCAGCTATGAAGGCGCCCGCGAAGCGCTGCAAAAACGGCCATTCCTGTTAACACGCGCCGCTTATTCCGGCAGCCAGCGCTATACCGCCATCTGGACCGGCGACAACCGTGCGGAAGAAGACCATATGTTGCTGGGCGTTCGGTTGCTGAACAGCCTGGGCGTGAGTGGTTTTCCCTTCTCCGGAATGGATGTAGGGGGCTTTACCGGCAACCCGTCCGTTAGTCTTTACACCCGCTGGATGCAGATAGGCGCTTTTATTCCGTACTTCAGAAACCATACCGGTGTCAACACTAAATCAGCGGAGCCCTGGGCGTTCGGGGAAGAGGCACTGGAGATTACCCGCAACTATGTAAACCTGCGGTACCACCTGCTGCCTTACCTGTACAGCACGCTGTACACCGCCAGCCGTACAGGCATGCCCGTGATGCGCACGCTGGCGCTTCAAAACACTTTCGACCCGCAGGTATATGACACCCGCTTCCAGAACCAGTACCAATTCGGCGATGCCTATATGATCGCTCCCTTCGAGAGCACCAAAGAATTCGGCAGTATTTATTTCCCTAAAGGGAAATGGTACAACCTCTATACAGACGCCGTTATCACAGGCGGCCAGGACGTCATTACTCCCCTCAATATCAAAACCTTACCGGTATATGTAAAAGAAAGCAGCATTGTGCCCATGCAATCACTGGTGCAGTCTACGCGCGAGAAACCTGCAGACACGCTTTTCCTTCATCTCTATAAAGGCAGTCAGCCTAATACATTTGTGTACTATGAAGATGATGGCGAAAGCCTCTCTTACGAAAAAGGTGATTTCTATGAAAGGTCTGTCACCTATGATCCTGCGCAGCAAACGCTGACACTGCAAAAACCGCAGGGCAGCTACCGTAGCCAGTTTCATCACATCAAACTGATCCTGCACGGGTTTGACAGCAAACAGCGTATAACCGTCAACGGTAATTCCACGAGTGTAGACTCAGGTCCCTTTTCTTTTTTGTCACCCATATCCCGGTTTGATCCGCAGGGATCATTTATACCGGCTGAAAGCTGTCCGGTACAAGTGGCCACCTTTGCCAACAGTAACGAGCTTCTTAACGTGGGTTTATGA
- a CDS encoding RagB/SusD family nutrient uptake outer membrane protein yields MTKHIFRSAIAIASIVGFQACGLNEQLGSTINRKDADSVIKVPALLKGAYDNLQLPYQEFDNSWGLSQMTTDETAGPTRGGDWDDNGVWRSLHEHTWNADHAHIQSAFTNLLTLQFSASNVLNFKPSNNQAAQARFLRALSMFTVLDLWGQVPFRNPSDTLLNAPKVLKTQEALDYIISELNAIMPDLGARPATPAYVANKDAARALLMKCYLNKGVFLNRAAPTFAAADMQQVITLADQIKGTGTYRLATDYFDNFARDNDLKSTENIFTQQNGPGYSTVRSGNATYARWKFTVHYNMTPSGWNGFTTLSDFYDKFQASDRRRGGAYTGLTDTSGMLVGFLIGQQYDVNHNPLKDRKGNPLAFTRDVQLKESGANLEVTGIRVIKYVPDFYTSQNSKDNNEASNDYVFFRYADVLLMKAEALLRTGNTAGALAIVNEIRIARGATALGTLDVNSLLDERGRELYWEGWRRQDLIRFGKFLQPWQLKPADNPRNLLFPIPTSDLAVNKNLVQNPGY; encoded by the coding sequence ATGACTAAACATATTTTCCGATCCGCTATCGCAATCGCTTCTATCGTGGGCTTCCAGGCCTGCGGGCTCAACGAGCAGCTCGGCTCCACCATCAACCGGAAAGATGCTGACTCCGTAATCAAAGTGCCGGCCCTGTTAAAAGGCGCCTACGACAACCTCCAGCTGCCCTACCAGGAATTTGACAACAGCTGGGGCCTCTCCCAGATGACGACAGACGAAACCGCAGGTCCTACCCGCGGTGGTGACTGGGACGATAACGGCGTATGGCGCTCCCTCCACGAACATACCTGGAACGCAGACCACGCGCACATTCAATCTGCGTTCACCAACCTGCTGACGCTCCAGTTCAGCGCCAGCAACGTGCTCAATTTCAAACCGAGCAACAACCAGGCTGCACAGGCCCGCTTCCTCCGCGCCCTCTCCATGTTCACCGTATTGGACCTCTGGGGACAGGTACCTTTCAGGAATCCCTCAGACACACTCCTGAATGCGCCTAAAGTGCTGAAAACACAGGAAGCGCTGGACTATATCATCTCCGAGCTGAACGCGATCATGCCGGACCTCGGCGCACGCCCTGCAACGCCCGCCTATGTGGCCAACAAGGACGCCGCACGGGCGCTGCTGATGAAATGTTACCTCAACAAAGGCGTATTCCTCAACAGGGCCGCCCCCACATTCGCAGCAGCCGATATGCAACAGGTCATCACCCTCGCAGATCAGATCAAAGGCACCGGCACTTACAGGCTGGCTACCGATTACTTCGACAATTTTGCCCGTGACAACGATTTAAAATCTACCGAAAACATCTTCACGCAGCAAAACGGCCCCGGCTATAGCACCGTACGCAGTGGCAACGCCACCTATGCCCGCTGGAAATTTACCGTTCACTATAACATGACGCCCAGCGGCTGGAACGGCTTTACCACCCTGTCCGATTTCTACGACAAATTCCAGGCTTCCGACAGAAGAAGAGGCGGCGCCTATACCGGCCTGACAGATACCAGCGGTATGCTCGTAGGCTTCCTCATCGGTCAGCAATATGACGTGAATCACAACCCGCTGAAAGACCGTAAAGGCAACCCGCTGGCTTTCACCCGCGACGTACAGCTCAAAGAATCCGGCGCCAACCTCGAAGTGACCGGTATCCGCGTCATCAAGTACGTACCGGACTTCTACACCTCCCAGAATTCCAAAGACAACAACGAAGCCAGCAATGACTACGTTTTCTTCCGCTATGCAGACGTGCTGCTGATGAAAGCAGAGGCACTGCTGCGTACCGGTAATACCGCCGGCGCGCTCGCCATCGTGAACGAAATACGGATTGCCCGTGGCGCCACCGCACTGGGCACACTGGACGTGAACTCCCTGCTGGACGAAAGAGGACGTGAGCTCTACTGGGAAGGCTGGAGAAGACAGGACCTGATCCGCTTTGGCAAATTCCTGCAGCCATGGCAACTGAAACCCGCTGACAACCCAAGGAACCTGCTGTTTCCCATTCCTACCAGCGACCTTGCTGTTAACAAAAACCTGGTACAGAACCCGGGTTACTAA
- a CDS encoding SusC/RagA family TonB-linked outer membrane protein codes for MMKTRLFRHLFLCTCFMLLQGLLMAQNRTVTGKVTDEKGAPIPGASVLVKGTKSGTTTDPDGNFKVSVGPSANTLIVSFIGQTAQEISITNKTHVDVKLVAENTTLTDVVVVGYGTTRKKDITGAISQVKAADFNRGITSAPDQLIQGKVSGLMVLNNSGAPGASATVRIRGVSSVRSGNQPLYVIDGVPLDGRVARPSINVSGLGQTPDANPLNFINSSDIASMDVLKDASATAIYGSRGANGVIIISTKKGTPGATRLDVAYSVGASNIMKQLDVLDADEYRSALKTYNLTGGDYGSSSNGMKSILRTGITHNINVAMSGGNETSRYRASFGVQDQEGIVKKSGLKKYTATLNGQNKFLDSKNLGIDYNIMAAQTTEQLAPITNDAGFTGSLVSMALQWNPTMALRNADGSLNILGEGSAVNPEAMSQAYDDKVNISYILASISPYYKFNDNWEYRALYSINHQVGKRQTQVASFINIPGIMKQGLAYYGNVELTTQLLTNTLSFNKQFNPAFNLNAVVGHEYQKFDYFGMGLGATGFPTYAVKYTDILQAPAQANTNISSFRNPSSELQSFFGRATFNLYDKYILTGTLRADGSSKFGSNNKYGYFPSFAAKWNITGEDFLKGNKTINNLALRLGYGATGNQEFPAGAAQEQYGLGASGSAALTNVANPNLKWESSKQFNAGIDFSLVDNRIYGSVDYFYKNTSNLLFSFPAIQPAPASTYWINLPGNVINNGVEVSLKGDIVRNKDLRWTLGVNGTVLRNELKNYDGPPVLTGAISGQGVSGATAQRLANGYPLNTFYVRKFEGFDDKGQAKYADNGNTLYYLTNPNPKALLGINTEVVFKKWVLAASGHGAFGHEVYNNTANTVLPIGNLGSRNIAKSILGNGEALSNPITVSSRYLEKGNFFKLDNVTLTYNIGNVGRVLKNASVYATGQNLFVITKYSGFDPEVNTDKNVNGVTSFGIEYGPYPTARTVMLGILFSL; via the coding sequence ATGATGAAAACACGACTTTTCAGGCATCTTTTCCTGTGCACATGTTTCATGTTGTTACAGGGTCTGCTCATGGCCCAGAACAGGACCGTGACAGGTAAAGTTACGGATGAAAAAGGCGCTCCTATCCCTGGTGCTTCCGTGCTGGTCAAAGGCACTAAAAGCGGGACCACCACCGATCCTGACGGTAATTTCAAAGTATCTGTCGGCCCCAGCGCCAACACACTGATCGTTTCCTTTATCGGCCAAACCGCACAGGAAATCAGCATTACCAACAAAACGCATGTAGATGTAAAACTGGTGGCCGAAAACACCACGCTCACCGACGTAGTGGTGGTAGGTTACGGCACCACCCGTAAGAAAGATATTACCGGCGCCATTTCCCAGGTGAAAGCCGCGGACTTCAACCGTGGCATCACCTCCGCCCCGGACCAGCTGATCCAGGGTAAAGTATCCGGCCTGATGGTACTTAACAACAGCGGCGCTCCCGGCGCCTCCGCCACCGTGCGCATCAGGGGCGTATCCTCTGTAAGGTCCGGCAACCAGCCTCTGTACGTGATTGACGGGGTGCCTCTCGACGGACGTGTGGCCCGGCCCTCCATCAATGTCAGCGGCCTTGGCCAGACACCGGATGCCAACCCGCTCAACTTTATCAACTCCAGCGATATCGCCTCCATGGACGTACTGAAAGACGCTTCCGCCACCGCGATCTACGGCTCCCGCGGCGCTAACGGCGTGATCATCATCAGCACCAAAAAAGGCACGCCCGGCGCCACCCGCCTCGATGTGGCCTATTCTGTCGGCGCCAGCAACATCATGAAACAGCTGGACGTACTCGATGCAGACGAATACCGCTCCGCACTCAAAACCTATAACCTGACAGGCGGCGATTACGGCAGCAGTTCCAATGGCATGAAGTCCATCCTTCGCACCGGCATCACCCATAATATTAATGTGGCCATGAGCGGCGGCAACGAAACCAGCCGTTACCGTGCCTCCTTCGGCGTACAGGACCAGGAAGGTATCGTTAAAAAATCCGGCCTGAAAAAATATACCGCCACCCTCAACGGGCAGAACAAATTCCTTGACAGCAAAAACCTGGGCATCGACTATAACATCATGGCTGCCCAAACCACCGAGCAACTGGCGCCCATCACCAACGATGCCGGCTTCACCGGCAGCCTTGTGAGTATGGCATTGCAGTGGAATCCCACTATGGCCCTCCGGAATGCCGACGGCTCGCTGAACATCCTCGGCGAAGGCAGTGCCGTTAACCCGGAAGCCATGTCTCAGGCCTACGACGATAAAGTAAACATCAGCTATATACTGGCCAGCATATCTCCCTATTATAAATTCAATGACAACTGGGAATACCGTGCCCTGTACAGCATCAACCACCAGGTAGGCAAAAGACAGACACAGGTAGCTTCTTTTATCAATATCCCCGGTATCATGAAACAGGGCCTGGCTTATTACGGTAATGTTGAACTGACCACCCAGTTGCTGACCAACACCCTGAGCTTTAACAAACAATTCAACCCGGCCTTCAACCTGAACGCCGTAGTAGGCCATGAATATCAAAAATTTGACTATTTCGGTATGGGCCTCGGCGCTACCGGGTTCCCGACTTATGCCGTAAAATATACTGACATCCTCCAGGCGCCCGCACAGGCCAATACCAATATCAGTTCTTTCAGAAACCCCAGCTCCGAGCTGCAGTCTTTCTTCGGAAGAGCCACTTTCAACCTCTATGATAAGTACATCCTCACCGGTACCCTGAGGGCCGACGGCTCCAGTAAATTCGGTTCCAACAACAAATACGGCTACTTCCCGTCTTTTGCTGCCAAATGGAACATCACCGGTGAAGATTTCCTGAAAGGCAATAAAACCATCAATAACCTCGCACTGAGGTTAGGTTATGGCGCTACCGGCAACCAGGAATTCCCTGCCGGCGCGGCACAGGAACAATACGGCCTGGGGGCTTCCGGCTCCGCAGCCCTCACCAACGTGGCCAACCCCAATCTGAAATGGGAAAGCTCCAAACAGTTCAATGCGGGTATCGACTTCAGCCTGGTAGACAACCGCATCTACGGCAGCGTGGACTACTTCTATAAAAATACCAGCAACCTGCTGTTCAGCTTCCCCGCCATCCAGCCGGCGCCTGCATCCACCTATTGGATCAACCTGCCGGGCAATGTGATCAACAACGGGGTGGAAGTATCCCTCAAAGGCGACATAGTACGGAATAAAGACCTGCGGTGGACATTAGGCGTAAACGGTACCGTGCTGCGTAATGAACTGAAAAACTACGACGGCCCTCCGGTACTCACCGGCGCTATCAGCGGCCAGGGCGTTTCCGGGGCCACCGCACAACGGCTGGCCAACGGTTATCCGCTGAACACCTTCTATGTGCGCAAGTTCGAAGGCTTCGATGATAAAGGCCAGGCGAAATACGCCGACAACGGCAACACCCTGTATTACCTTACCAATCCCAACCCGAAAGCACTCCTCGGTATCAACACCGAAGTGGTATTCAAGAAATGGGTACTGGCTGCCAGCGGCCACGGCGCCTTCGGCCATGAGGTATACAACAACACCGCCAACACTGTACTGCCTATCGGCAACCTCGGCTCCCGCAACATTGCTAAGTCCATCCTGGGCAACGGAGAAGCGCTCTCCAATCCTATCACCGTGTCTTCCCGTTATCTCGAAAAAGGCAACTTCTTCAAACTGGATAACGTGACGCTCACCTATAACATCGGTAACGTAGGCCGCGTCCTGAAAAATGCATCCGTATATGCTACCGGCCAGAACCTCTTCGTGATCACCAAATACAGCGGCTTCGATCCTGAAGTGAATACCGACAAAAACGTGAATGGTGTGACCTCCTTCGGCATTGAATACGGTCCGTATCCAACCGCCAGAACGGTCATGCTCGGCATCCTGTTTTCCTTGTAA
- a CDS encoding DUF6377 domain-containing protein, giving the protein MTRILGCLMALLMLQVYVFGKSPQDSLLKELNRSIENAPVYDALKIKGIDSIRRTLANTGADPGARYHIYQLLYEQYKVFNFDSAFVYARLMEKLAGEMQDPLRLTYARTRIGFILLSSGMFTETSAFLNSLDVTGMPDSIRSQYYLMKSRFYYDLADYNQDRYYSPSYIHQGSVYMDSALHLMSPSSFEYQYNKGLQYYKMGNLAAARGSYPNLDQPGLNHRQLAVAACTLGYIYLHAHQPDTAIELMYRSAIADIKSSTKETMAMYTLATLLFEKGDIKNASHFIEKAVAEAVFYGARQRKVQVSSILPIIEQERINTAEERTRSLLIYASIVTLLLVAVVILAITVTRQVRKLKVAQEIITAAHLRQQEINNQLLEANKIKEEYVGYCFNIYASYIGKIEKLKHALEQKLTDNKPSEVKYLVNNINIRQEREDLFTTFDRVFLKIFPHFVEEFNTLFEPANRVVLREGELLNTDIRIFALIRIGITDNEKIARILEYSVNTIYAYKTKIKKRSLVPNEEFENRIMAIKAL; this is encoded by the coding sequence ATGACGCGTATCTTAGGCTGCCTGATGGCTTTGCTGATGTTGCAGGTGTATGTGTTTGGGAAATCTCCACAGGATAGCTTGCTGAAGGAGTTAAACCGCAGCATCGAAAATGCACCTGTCTACGACGCCTTGAAAATAAAAGGCATTGACAGTATCCGGCGCACCCTTGCCAATACCGGCGCCGATCCGGGCGCCCGCTATCATATATACCAGCTCCTGTATGAACAGTACAAGGTTTTCAATTTCGACTCCGCCTTTGTATACGCCCGGCTGATGGAAAAGCTGGCCGGTGAAATGCAGGACCCGTTACGGCTCACGTATGCCCGTACCAGGATAGGCTTTATCCTGTTGTCGTCCGGCATGTTCACAGAGACCTCCGCTTTCCTTAACAGTCTCGATGTAACCGGTATGCCCGACAGCATCCGTTCCCAATACTACCTGATGAAAAGCCGGTTCTATTATGACCTGGCCGACTATAACCAGGACCGGTACTATTCCCCGTCGTACATTCATCAGGGGAGCGTATACATGGACTCCGCCCTCCACCTGATGTCTCCCTCTTCTTTTGAGTATCAGTACAACAAAGGACTACAATATTATAAGATGGGCAACCTTGCCGCCGCCCGCGGCAGTTACCCCAACCTGGACCAGCCTGGCCTCAACCACCGGCAGCTGGCTGTCGCCGCCTGCACGCTGGGGTATATCTATCTCCATGCCCATCAGCCGGATACTGCCATTGAACTGATGTACCGTTCCGCTATCGCGGACATTAAATCGTCAACCAAGGAGACTATGGCCATGTACACACTGGCCACCCTGCTGTTTGAAAAGGGCGATATCAAAAACGCTTCTCATTTTATTGAAAAGGCGGTGGCAGAAGCAGTGTTCTACGGCGCAAGGCAGCGTAAAGTACAGGTTAGTAGTATTTTACCTATCATTGAACAGGAACGGATCAATACCGCTGAAGAAAGAACCAGGTCGTTACTCATTTATGCCTCCATCGTTACCTTATTACTGGTAGCTGTTGTAATACTGGCGATCACCGTTACACGGCAGGTGCGCAAACTGAAGGTAGCCCAGGAAATCATCACCGCCGCCCATCTCAGGCAGCAGGAAATCAATAACCAGTTGCTGGAAGCCAACAAAATAAAAGAAGAATATGTGGGCTACTGTTTTAATATCTATGCCTCTTATATCGGAAAGATCGAAAAATTAAAACACGCCCTTGAGCAAAAATTAACCGACAATAAACCCAGCGAGGTAAAATATCTTGTAAATAATATCAATATCCGGCAGGAACGGGAAGATCTTTTCACCACCTTCGACCGGGTATTCCTGAAGATATTTCCGCATTTCGTGGAAGAATTTAATACCCTGTTTGAACCCGCCAACCGGGTAGTCCTCCGGGAAGGTGAATTATTAAATACCGATATCCGGATTTTTGCCCTCATTCGTATAGGCATCACTGATAATGAAAAAATTGCCCGGATACTGGAGTACTCCGTCAACACGATTTACGCTTATAAAACCAAAATCAAAAAGCGCTCTTTAGTGCCCAATGAAGAATTTGAAAACCGGATTATGGCCATAAAAGCCCTCTGA
- a CDS encoding copper resistance protein NlpE encodes MKYLLLLPAIALFACQHSRSGQQAGHSDSTAVNTPARITYTGTLPCADCSGILTTLVLEENGTDGEHTFKLKETYQGVGGKDQTFNSEGNYAVLHGDGEDKDADIIQLNPDKDRNLQRFYRRAGDVLRQLDKDRQSIPGSLDYSLKRVEE; translated from the coding sequence ATGAAATACCTCCTGTTATTACCTGCCATTGCCCTTTTTGCCTGCCAACATTCCCGCTCCGGCCAGCAAGCCGGTCATTCAGACAGCACAGCGGTCAATACCCCCGCCCGCATCACGTATACCGGCACGCTACCCTGTGCAGACTGCAGTGGCATCCTTACCACCCTGGTCCTCGAAGAGAACGGGACCGACGGGGAGCATACGTTCAAACTAAAGGAAACCTATCAGGGAGTAGGTGGAAAAGACCAGACTTTTAACAGCGAAGGCAATTATGCTGTGCTGCATGGAGACGGAGAAGATAAGGACGCCGATATCATTCAACTTAATCCTGACAAAGACCGGAATCTTCAGCGTTTTTACCGGAGAGCAGGAGATGTGCTCCGCCAGCTTGACAAAGACAGGCAGTCTATCCCCGGCTCGCTGGACTATAGCCTCAAACGCGTGGAGGAATGA
- a CDS encoding esterase-like activity of phytase family protein codes for MKISRFLLSLMIMAFMAGCVSTRPAAHSANTRFGKLRFIGAQTIPHNMPFMGAVTGGLSGIDYDASRQQYYMICDDRSELAPARFYTAKLYFSGQSFDSVRFTGMTTLLQQNGHPYPGAKINAALTPDPEALRHNAKKDRFVWSSEGERIVNNKDTILTNPGIYEISPDGRYLDSFALLSQFRMQATENGPRRNGAFEGLGFTPGYRYTFVSLEEPRYEDGPRADVNDTTALTRLIKYDNNTLQPVAQYAYRLEPVAHPAVPANAFKVNGISDILVLSDDRLLSIERSFSSGVKDCTIKVFLTDLRGATDISQINSLKTATGVKTVTKSLLFDFASLGKYIDNIEGVTFGPVLPNGHQSLVFVADNNFSAAEESQFFVFELIP; via the coding sequence ATGAAAATATCCCGGTTTTTGCTGTCCCTCATGATCATGGCATTTATGGCCGGTTGTGTCAGCACACGCCCTGCCGCTCATTCCGCTAATACCCGCTTCGGCAAGCTCCGTTTTATCGGAGCGCAAACCATTCCACATAATATGCCATTCATGGGCGCTGTCACAGGAGGCCTTTCCGGCATAGATTACGACGCCTCCCGGCAACAATATTACATGATTTGCGACGACCGGTCCGAGCTGGCGCCAGCCCGCTTTTATACGGCTAAGCTCTATTTTTCCGGTCAATCATTCGATAGCGTCCGCTTTACCGGGATGACGACGCTCCTGCAGCAGAACGGCCATCCGTATCCCGGCGCGAAAATAAATGCCGCCCTTACACCCGACCCGGAAGCCCTGCGCCACAACGCGAAAAAAGACCGTTTTGTCTGGAGCAGCGAAGGGGAGCGGATTGTAAACAACAAAGACACCATCCTCACCAATCCCGGCATATATGAAATTTCACCTGATGGCCGTTACCTCGATTCTTTCGCCCTTCTGTCGCAATTCCGTATGCAGGCCACTGAAAACGGTCCCCGCCGCAACGGCGCATTCGAAGGCCTCGGCTTCACGCCTGGCTACCGCTACACTTTCGTCAGCCTGGAAGAGCCCCGCTATGAAGACGGTCCCCGCGCAGACGTCAATGACACTACCGCACTTACCCGTCTGATCAAATATGATAACAACACCCTGCAGCCCGTCGCCCAATATGCATACCGGCTGGAGCCGGTGGCCCATCCGGCCGTTCCTGCCAATGCCTTTAAAGTAAATGGTATCTCCGACATCCTGGTATTGTCTGATGACCGGCTCCTGTCAATAGAACGGTCCTTCTCCTCCGGCGTAAAAGACTGTACCATCAAGGTATTCCTCACAGACCTGCGCGGCGCCACCGACATCAGTCAGATAAACTCCCTGAAGACAGCCACCGGTGTGAAGACCGTTACCAAATCTTTACTTTTTGATTTTGCTTCCCTTGGGAAATATATCGATAACATTGAAGGGGTAACTTTCGGGCCCGTATTACCCAATGGCCATCAAAGCCTGGTGTTTGTGGCGGATAACAATTTCTCCGCTGCAGAGGAAAGCCAGTTTTTTGTCTTTGAGTTGATTCCCTGA
- a CDS encoding lmo0937 family membrane protein: MNNLLYLIAVILIIGWVLGFFVYSAGALIHALLVLAIIAILINIIRGRAV, encoded by the coding sequence ATGAATAACCTGTTATATCTCATCGCCGTCATACTGATCATTGGATGGGTTCTTGGATTTTTTGTGTATTCTGCCGGCGCATTGATTCACGCTTTACTGGTACTCGCTATTATTGCCATCTTAATTAACATTATCAGAGGCAGAGCCGTATAG
- a CDS encoding ferritin-like domain-containing protein, whose protein sequence is MQQQELLAEVLSDLVRINNDRVEGYEQSIEATDDVDLKALFQRMIDDSRRYATQLYDELVALGEQRRFGTTAAGKLYRTWMDIKTAFTGHDRHAILSFCEYGEDAAQRAYSTALRSDITMPYRIRELIANQQKALRNDHDIIKTYRDVQRIVY, encoded by the coding sequence ATGCAACAACAGGAATTACTCGCCGAAGTGCTCAGCGACCTCGTCAGGATCAACAACGACAGAGTGGAGGGATATGAGCAGTCAATAGAAGCGACAGACGATGTGGATCTGAAGGCACTGTTTCAGCGTATGATCGACGACAGCCGCCGGTATGCTACCCAGCTGTACGACGAACTGGTGGCGCTGGGTGAGCAGCGGCGTTTTGGCACAACAGCGGCCGGCAAGCTTTACCGTACCTGGATGGACATAAAGACTGCTTTTACCGGACATGACCGGCACGCTATTCTGTCTTTTTGTGAATATGGTGAAGATGCAGCGCAACGTGCTTACAGTACGGCGCTTCGGTCAGACATCACGATGCCTTACCGCATCAGGGAACTGATCGCAAATCAGCAAAAGGCGTTAAGGAATGATCATGATATCATCAAGACGTACCGGGATGTACAACGGATCGTGTATTAA